In a single window of the Gossypium hirsutum isolate 1008001.06 chromosome D02, Gossypium_hirsutum_v2.1, whole genome shotgun sequence genome:
- the LOC121214553 gene encoding uncharacterized protein — MAEYETCIMGICAAIERGIKVLEVYGDSALVIYQLRGEWETRDPKLISYRKLVLELIKEFEDITFCYLPRDENQMADALATLASMIKVNRLEDMKPIQMSIYEDRTHCYNIEEGEIDDSPWYQDILRYVKNRGEKIRYC, encoded by the exons ATGGCAGAATACGAAACATGCATCATGGGTATTTGTGCAGCTATAGAGCGAGGAATCAAAGTGCTAGAGGTCTATGGAGATTCAGCATTGGTGATATATCAGCTTAGGGGTGAATGGGAAACGAGAGATCCCAAATTAATCAGTTATCGAAAGTTGGTCCTCGAATTGATTAAGGAGTTTGAGGACATCACTTTTtgctatctcccacgagatgagaaCCAGATGGCCGATGCACTAGCTACTTTAGcctccatgatcaaggtgaacagACTTGAGGATATGAAGCCAATCCAAATGAGTATCTATGAAGACCGGACTCATTGTTATAATATTGAAGAAGGAGAAATCGATGATAgtccttggtatcaagatatactaCGATATGTAAAAAATC GAGGGGAAAAGATcaggtactgttaa